Proteins co-encoded in one Marmota flaviventris isolate mMarFla1 chromosome 9, mMarFla1.hap1, whole genome shotgun sequence genomic window:
- the Or8i2 gene encoding olfactory receptor 8I2: protein MAGNNFTEVALFVLSGFADHPELNVSLFLIFLFIYLFTVLGNLGLIMLIRTDSQLHTPMYFFLSNLAFIDIFYSSTVTPKALVNFQSKQKSISFLGCFVQMYFFVGLVCSECFLLGSMAYDRYVAICNPLLYVVVMSQKVCIWLGAMPYAIGFTNSLISVCMISSLDFCESSINHFFCDTTALLALSCRDAFGTELVIFILAGFTLLSSLLIITVTYVSIISAILRIQSAAGRWKAFSTCASHLTGVTIFYGSLIFTYLQPDNTSSLTQAQVASVFYTIVVPMLNPLIYSLRNKDVKNALLRVMHERLFPQQILRAAV, encoded by the coding sequence ATGGCTGGGAACAATTTCACTGAGGTGGCTCTCTTTGTACTCTCTGGATTTGCAGATCATCCTGAATTAAACGTCagtcttttcttaatatttctcttCATTTATCTATTCACTGTCTTGGGTAACCTTGGACTGATCATGCTAATCAGAACTGACTCTCAGCTGCACACACCTATGTACTTCTTCCTTAGCAATCTAGCATTCATTGACATATTTTATTCCTCTACTGTAACACCCAAGGCGCTGGTAAATTTCCAATCCAAACAGAAATCCATCTCCTTTCTCGGTTGCTTtgttcaaatgtatttttttgttggtttggtgTGCAGTGAATGTTTTCTTCTTGGATCGATGGCTTATGATCGTTACGTAGCTATCTGCAATCCTTTATTGTATGTGGTAGTCATGTCCCAGAAAGTGTGCATCTGGCTAGGAGCAATGCCCTACGCTATTGGTTTCACAAACTCACTAATATCTGTCTGCATGATCAGCAGTTTGGACTTCTGTGAATCCAGCATCAATCACTTTTTCTGTGACACCACAGCTCTTTTGGCGCTGTCCTGTAGAGATGCATTTGGCACGGAactggtgatttttattttagcagGATTCACTCTTCTTAGTTCTCTCCTCATCATTACAGTAACTTATGTCAGCATCATCTCAGCCATCCTGAGGATACAGTCTGCAGCAGGCAGGtggaaggccttctccacctgtgcctcCCACCTCACAGGTGTAACTATCTTCTATGGGTCCCTGATTTTCACATATTTGCAGCCTGACAACACATCATCCCTGACCCAGGCGCAGGTGGCATCTGTGTTCTACACTATTGTCGTTCCAATGCTGAATCCTTTGATCTATAGTCTGAGGAACAAAGA
- the LOC114079504 gene encoding olfactory receptor 5T18-like yields the protein MKNITEVTMFVLKGFTDSNELQVILFFLFLPIYLFTLIGNLGLIILVSGDSRLHNPMYYFLSALSFSDACFSTVITPKTLIDFISKTKVISSLGCAAQMFLAVSFGTTECFLLAAMAYDRYVAIYNPLLYSVSMSPRVYVPLIIAPYIGGMLHASIHTVATFSLSFCGSNEIRHIFCDIPPLLALSCADTHINELLLFIFVSSIEIVTIMIVLVSYSFILLAILKMHSAEGRKKVFSTCGPHLTGVSIYYGTILFMYMRPSSSYALEHDMIVSIFYTIVIPMLNPIIYSLRNKDVKEAMNRVFRKK from the coding sequence ATGAAGAATATCACTGAAGTTACCATGTTTGTACTCAAGGGCTTCACAGACAGCAATGAACTGCAGGtcattctcttcttcctgtttcttccaaTTTACCTTTTCACTCTCATAGGTAATTTAGGATTGATTATATTGGTCTCTGGGGATTCCCGACTCCACAATCCAATGTACTATTTTCTGAGTGCTTTATCATTCTCGGATGCCTGCTTTTCTACTGTTATTACTCCAAAAACGTTAATAGACTTTATTTCAAAGACAAAAGTCATTTCATCTCTTGGATGTGCAGCACAGATGTTTCTTGCTGTTAGTTTTGGAACCACAGAGTGCTTTCTCTTGGCAGCAATGGCTTATGATCGATATGTGGCCATCTACAACCCACTTCTGTATTCAGTGAGCATGTCACCCAGGGTCTATGTGCCACTCATCATTGCACCCTACATCGGAGGAATGCTGCATGCTAGTATACACACAGTGGCCACTTTTAGCCTGTCATTCTGTGGGTCCAATGAAATTAGACATATATTCTGTGACATTCCTCCTCTACTTGCCCTTTCTTGTGCTGACACTCACATAAATGAGCTCTTGCTTTTCATCTTTGTGAGCTCCATTGAGATAGTCACTATCATGATTGTCCTGGTGTCCTACAGCTTCATCCTGTTGGCCATTCTGAAGATGCATTCTgctgaagggaggaagaaagtgtTCTCCACCTGTGGCCCCCACCTTACTGGAGTGTCCATTTATTACGGGACCATTCTCTTCATGTATATGAGACCAAGTTCTAGCTATGCTCTGGAGCATGACATGATAGTGTCAATATTTTACACCATTGTTATTCCCATGCTGAATCCCATCATCTATAGTTTAAGAAACAAAGATGTAAAAGAAGCAATGAATAGagtgttcagaaaaaaatag